The following proteins are encoded in a genomic region of Neisseria perflava:
- a CDS encoding MFS transporter, whose protein sequence is MTDSSAKLPNLWLLIAAAASILLITIGMRMTLGLFVLPVVNSTELSMTQFSLIIAVFQLMWGISQPLSGALADRFGAFKVLAGGTVLLIAACLMVPQMPTYWGLMLGIGLLLAFGTGSGGFSIIMGQVAAKTPPHRRGLASGLVNAGGSAGQFLFAPLVQGLITLPHVGWTGTFYVWAVIAILILPISWWLAGGKHASHTVHTDNGGQTLKQAVCKAFANRSYILLHLGFFTCGFHIAFLVTHLPTEISLCGLPATVASTSIAIIGLANIAGCIFSGWCTGRFLGKYVLFGLYASRVAMILIYLAAPKTDLNFYLFAAGLGFTWLATVAPTAAITGKLFGTRYLATLFGLTMLSHQIGGFLGSYIGGIVITRFNDYGWMWYADAVLAGAAALLNLLIHERKAAAA, encoded by the coding sequence ATGACCGATTCTTCTGCCAAATTACCCAATTTGTGGCTGCTGATTGCCGCTGCCGCCTCCATCCTGCTGATTACCATCGGCATGAGGATGACTTTAGGGCTTTTTGTCCTGCCCGTCGTCAACTCGACCGAATTGAGCATGACCCAGTTCAGCCTGATTATTGCCGTGTTCCAATTGATGTGGGGCATATCGCAACCCTTGTCCGGCGCGTTGGCCGACCGTTTCGGCGCGTTTAAGGTTTTAGCCGGCGGTACGGTTCTGTTGATTGCCGCCTGTCTGATGGTGCCGCAAATGCCGACTTATTGGGGGCTGATGCTGGGTATCGGTTTATTGTTGGCATTCGGTACGGGTTCGGGCGGATTTTCCATCATTATGGGACAGGTCGCCGCCAAAACGCCGCCTCATCGGCGCGGCTTGGCTTCCGGCTTGGTCAATGCAGGCGGGTCCGCAGGGCAATTTTTGTTCGCGCCGTTGGTTCAAGGTTTGATTACCCTACCCCATGTCGGCTGGACAGGGACATTTTATGTTTGGGCAGTCATTGCCATCTTGATTTTGCCGATTTCTTGGTGGCTGGCCGGCGGCAAACATGCTTCTCACACCGTCCATACCGACAACGGCGGCCAAACCCTGAAGCAGGCCGTCTGCAAGGCTTTCGCCAACCGCAGCTATATCTTGCTGCATTTGGGTTTCTTTACCTGCGGTTTCCACATCGCCTTTTTGGTTACCCACCTACCGACCGAAATTTCACTTTGCGGCCTCCCCGCTACGGTCGCTTCGACCTCCATTGCCATTATTGGTTTGGCAAACATCGCCGGCTGTATTTTTTCAGGCTGGTGTACCGGCAGATTTTTGGGCAAATACGTCCTCTTCGGTTTATATGCTTCGCGTGTCGCCATGATATTGATTTATCTGGCCGCACCTAAAACCGATTTGAACTTCTATCTTTTCGCCGCCGGACTCGGTTTCACTTGGCTGGCAACCGTCGCCCCTACCGCCGCCATTACCGGCAAACTTTTCGGTACGCGCTACTTGGCCACCCTCTTCGGGTTGACCATGTTGAGCCACCAAATCGGCGGCTTTTTGGGTTCATACATCGGCGGCATCGTCATCACGCGCTTCAACGATTACGGCTGGATGTGGTACGCCGACGCAGTCTTGGCAGGCGCGGCCGCCCTGTTGAATTTACTGATTCATGAACGGAAAGCGGCTGCCGCCTGA
- a CDS encoding amino acid ABC transporter permease, translated as MNWSYLIDAIPKFVDAAKLTLELSVYGVVLSLLFGLPVAVVTAYRIRPFYALARAYIELSRNTPLLIQLFFLYYGLPKMGIKWDGFTCGVIALVFLGASYMAEAIRAGILAVPKGQIEAGKAIGLSRFQVFRYVELPQAWAVAVPAIGANVLFLMKETSIVSAVGIAELLFVTKDIIGMDYKTNEALFLLFASYLIILLPVSLLARWAENRVRSAKYGV; from the coding sequence ATGAACTGGTCTTATCTGATCGATGCCATCCCTAAATTTGTCGATGCGGCAAAGCTGACGCTGGAATTGTCGGTATATGGCGTCGTTTTGTCGTTGCTGTTCGGCCTGCCCGTTGCCGTGGTTACGGCATACCGCATCCGCCCCTTCTACGCATTGGCACGCGCCTATATCGAGCTGTCGCGCAATACGCCCCTGCTGATCCAATTGTTTTTCCTGTATTACGGCCTGCCGAAAATGGGCATTAAATGGGACGGTTTCACCTGCGGCGTAATCGCACTGGTTTTCTTGGGCGCAAGCTACATGGCGGAAGCCATCCGCGCCGGTATTTTGGCCGTCCCCAAAGGGCAGATCGAAGCGGGCAAGGCCATCGGTTTGAGCCGCTTTCAAGTGTTCCGCTATGTCGAATTGCCTCAAGCATGGGCGGTCGCCGTTCCCGCCATCGGCGCAAACGTATTGTTTTTGATGAAAGAAACATCTATCGTCAGCGCGGTCGGCATTGCAGAATTGTTGTTCGTTACCAAAGACATCATCGGCATGGACTATAAAACCAACGAAGCCTTGTTCCTGCTGTTTGCCAGCTACCTGATCATCCTTCTACCCGTTTCGCTTCTGGCGCGCTGGGCAGAAAACCGCGTACGGAGTGCAAAATATGGTGTTTGA
- a CDS encoding amino acid ABC transporter permease: MVFDWLFEGQNAARLGEGLLLTAQISLVSVAASCVLGTLFGLVLRSRNRLIRFIGRFYLETIRIVPILVWLFGLYFGLSVWTGIHIDGFWVCVWVFTMWGIAEMGDLVRGALESIEKHQVESGLALGLSRGQVFRYIELPQSIRRVLPGAVNLFTRMIKTSSLASLIGVIEVVKVGQQIIENSLLTQPNASFWVYGLIFMLYFFCCWPLSLLAAKLEQKWEH, encoded by the coding sequence ATGGTGTTTGACTGGCTGTTTGAAGGACAAAACGCGGCACGCTTGGGCGAAGGCTTGTTGCTGACGGCGCAGATTTCCCTGGTCTCCGTTGCCGCCTCCTGCGTATTGGGTACGCTGTTCGGCTTGGTTTTGCGTTCGCGCAACCGGCTCATCCGCTTTATCGGACGGTTTTATCTCGAAACCATCCGAATCGTGCCGATTTTGGTGTGGCTGTTCGGCCTGTATTTCGGCCTATCCGTCTGGACAGGCATCCACATCGACGGATTTTGGGTCTGCGTCTGGGTATTTACCATGTGGGGCATCGCCGAAATGGGCGATTTGGTCCGCGGCGCATTGGAATCGATTGAAAAACACCAGGTCGAATCAGGCCTAGCACTCGGCTTGAGCCGCGGGCAGGTATTCCGCTACATCGAGCTGCCGCAAAGCATCCGCCGCGTATTGCCCGGCGCCGTCAATCTGTTTACGCGCATGATCAAAACCAGCTCGCTCGCCTCCCTTATCGGCGTCATCGAAGTCGTCAAAGTCGGCCAGCAAATCATCGAAAACTCGCTGCTGACGCAACCCAATGCTTCATTTTGGGTTTACGGCCTGATTTTTATGCTGTATTTCTTCTGTTGCTGGCCGCTGTCGCTGCTGGCGGCAAAACTTGAACAAAAATGGGAACACTGA
- a CDS encoding amino acid ABC transporter ATP-binding protein, with product MALLSIRNLHKQYGNVTAIQSLDLDLEKGEVIVLLGPSGCGKSTLLRCVNGLEPHQGGSIVMDSVGEFGKDVSWQTARQKVGMVFQSYELFAHMTVIENILLGPVKVQNRNRAEAEAQADKLLERVGLLDRKNAYPRELSGGQKQRIAIVRALCLNPEVILLDEITAALDPEMVREVLEVVLELAHEGMSMLIVTHEMGFARKVADRIVFMDKGGIVESSDPETFFSAPKSERARQFLAGMDY from the coding sequence ATGGCTTTACTGAGCATCCGCAACCTGCACAAACAATACGGCAACGTAACCGCCATTCAATCCTTAGACTTGGACTTGGAAAAAGGCGAAGTCATCGTACTGTTGGGCCCGTCCGGCTGCGGCAAATCCACCCTCCTGCGCTGCGTAAACGGTTTGGAGCCGCACCAAGGCGGCAGCATCGTGATGGACAGTGTCGGCGAATTCGGCAAAGACGTTTCCTGGCAAACCGCCCGGCAAAAAGTCGGTATGGTTTTTCAAAGCTATGAACTGTTTGCCCACATGACCGTCATCGAAAACATTCTCTTAGGCCCGGTGAAAGTACAAAACCGCAACCGTGCCGAAGCAGAGGCACAAGCCGACAAACTGTTGGAACGCGTCGGCCTGCTCGACCGCAAAAACGCCTATCCGCGCGAACTCTCCGGCGGCCAGAAACAACGCATCGCCATTGTCCGCGCCCTGTGCCTGAATCCGGAAGTCATCCTGCTGGACGAAATCACCGCCGCACTCGACCCCGAAATGGTGCGCGAAGTCTTGGAAGTGGTTTTAGAACTCGCCCATGAAGGCATGAGCATGCTCATCGTAACCCATGAAATGGGGTTTGCCCGCAAAGTTGCCGACCGCATCGTCTTCATGGACAAAGGCGGCATCGTCGAATCGTCCGACCCCGAAACCTTCTTCTCCGCCCCCAAAAGCGAACGCGCCCGCCAATTCTTGGCAGGCATGGACTACTGA
- a CDS encoding amino acid ABC transporter substrate-binding protein, with amino-acid sequence MQLNAKFKALLASAAIAVGLTACGGGSGDAQSSQNSGAATVASIKEKGVIRIGVFGDKPPFGYVDANGKNQGFDVEIAKDLAKDLLGSPDKVEFVLTEAANRVEYVRSGKVDLILANFTKTPERAEAVDFADPYMKVALGVVSPKDKPITDVAQLKDQTLLVNKGTTADAFFTKNHPEVKLLKFDQNTETFDALKDGRGVALAHDNALLWAWAKENPNFEVAIGNLGPAEFIAPAVQKGNTDLLNWVNGEIAAMKKDGRLKAAYEKTLLPVYGEKVKPEELLAE; translated from the coding sequence ATGCAATTGAATGCCAAATTCAAAGCCCTCCTCGCCTCCGCCGCCATCGCCGTCGGCCTGACTGCTTGCGGAGGCGGCTCCGGCGATGCCCAATCTTCACAAAATAGCGGCGCGGCAACCGTTGCCTCCATCAAAGAAAAAGGCGTCATCCGTATCGGCGTATTCGGCGACAAGCCTCCGTTCGGCTATGTTGACGCCAACGGTAAAAACCAAGGCTTTGACGTTGAAATCGCCAAAGACCTGGCCAAAGACCTGCTCGGCAGCCCCGACAAAGTCGAATTCGTCCTGACCGAGGCCGCAAACCGCGTCGAATACGTCCGTTCCGGCAAAGTCGACCTCATCCTCGCCAACTTCACCAAAACACCCGAACGCGCCGAAGCCGTCGATTTCGCCGATCCTTACATGAAAGTGGCCTTGGGCGTGGTTTCCCCCAAAGACAAACCGATTACCGACGTTGCGCAATTGAAAGACCAAACCCTTCTGGTCAACAAAGGCACCACCGCCGATGCCTTCTTCACCAAAAACCATCCTGAAGTCAAACTGCTGAAATTCGACCAAAATACCGAAACCTTCGACGCACTGAAAGACGGCCGCGGCGTAGCACTCGCCCACGACAACGCCCTGCTGTGGGCCTGGGCAAAAGAAAACCCAAATTTTGAAGTTGCCATCGGCAACCTCGGCCCTGCCGAATTCATCGCCCCGGCTGTTCAAAAAGGCAACACCGACCTCCTGAACTGGGTCAACGGCGAAATCGCCGCCATGAAAAAAGACGGCCGTCTGAAAGCCGCCTATGAAAAAACCCTCTTGCCTGTGTATGGCGAGAAAGTCAAACCGGAAGAATTGTTGGCGGAATAA
- a CDS encoding four-helix bundle copper-binding protein: MNRRQFIGSAAAVSLTAAASFARAHDHAHHAGHAGHAHSAPRAYEAARKAAAHCVEAGQICLAHCIALLSSGDTSMKDCATGVNQMLALCGTLQNLAAQNSRLTPSLAKVCIEACKQCAAACKEHAGHHAECKACYESCLACIKECEKIAA; the protein is encoded by the coding sequence ATGAACCGTCGTCAATTTATCGGCAGCGCCGCTGCTGTCTCTCTCACCGCCGCCGCTTCTTTTGCCCGTGCTCACGACCATGCACACCACGCCGGTCATGCTGGTCACGCGCACTCTGCACCGCGCGCCTACGAAGCTGCGCGCAAAGCAGCCGCACATTGCGTTGAAGCCGGCCAAATCTGCTTGGCGCACTGCATTGCCCTGTTGAGCTCCGGCGATACTTCCATGAAAGACTGTGCAACCGGCGTTAACCAAATGTTGGCACTGTGTGGCACATTGCAAAACCTCGCTGCCCAAAATTCACGCCTGACCCCGTCTTTGGCAAAAGTGTGCATCGAAGCCTGCAAACAATGTGCTGCCGCCTGCAAAGAACACGCCGGCCACCACGCTGAATGCAAAGCCTGCTACGAATCTTGCTTGGCTTGCATTAAAGAATGCGAAAAAATTGCTGCTTAA
- a CDS encoding acyltransferase yields MWKRILTCILRVWGGMLPPSYCKPFGRIAQKFRAALAACISPNIGKNVNIEKGGYVFPDTVIGDNSGIGVNCEICHGLTLGKNVMMGPECLFYSTNHKFNPETRRFEGYTDIHPIVIEDDVWIGRRAIIMGGVTIGKGAVIGAGSVVTKDVPPYCVAAGNPAIVRKKLLDEQELAAE; encoded by the coding sequence ATGTGGAAAAGGATATTGACGTGCATTTTGCGTGTTTGGGGAGGAATGTTGCCTCCGTCTTATTGCAAACCATTCGGCAGAATTGCGCAAAAATTCCGTGCCGCTTTGGCTGCGTGTATTTCCCCAAACATCGGCAAAAACGTCAATATTGAAAAAGGCGGATATGTTTTTCCGGATACGGTAATCGGCGACAATTCGGGTATCGGCGTCAATTGCGAAATCTGCCACGGCCTGACCCTCGGCAAGAACGTGATGATGGGGCCGGAATGCCTGTTTTATTCGACCAACCACAAATTCAACCCTGAAACCCGCCGCTTTGAAGGCTATACAGACATCCACCCGATTGTGATTGAAGACGATGTCTGGATTGGTCGGCGTGCGATTATCATGGGCGGCGTTACCATCGGTAAGGGCGCGGTAATCGGCGCAGGTTCGGTGGTTACCAAAGATGTGCCGCCTTATTGCGTGGCTGCGGGCAACCCTGCGATTGTTCGGAAAAAACTGCTGGATGAGCAAGAGCTTGCAGCCGAATAG
- the rpmE gene encoding 50S ribosomal protein L31, with protein sequence MKQGIHPNYHEINVTCSCGNKFVTKSAMEKDSFNVEVCSLCHPFYTGTQKIVDTTGRVDKFNNKFGNLFKR encoded by the coding sequence ATGAAACAAGGTATTCACCCGAACTACCACGAAATCAACGTTACCTGCTCTTGCGGCAACAAATTCGTGACCAAATCCGCAATGGAAAAAGACAGCTTCAACGTTGAGGTTTGCTCTCTGTGCCACCCTTTCTACACCGGTACTCAAAAAATCGTCGACACTACCGGTCGCGTGGACAAATTCAACAACAAATTCGGCAACCTGTTCAAACGCTAA
- a CDS encoding ArnT family glycosyltransferase, with protein sequence MLTYTPPDPRRPQKTHEKPWLLLLMAFAWLWPGVFSHDLWNPAEPSLFTASESMKNGGSLLVAQIFGQPDFTISPAFLWVATAFQTLFSPWAADAYDAARFAGVVFTAIGLTACGFAGFNFLGRHHGRSVVLILIGSIGLLPIAHFLNPMSAAFAAFGLILCGFSLARRRVIIAILLLCGGWVLLSLSSGYLLTAAMIFLALALSFHSTWQSKRYLLTLIGAIIVSLPLLILYPLVLSKTNPEWFEVWFNHYSLGVFGGFHQIQTAFNLPYYLKNLLWFALPAWPLAAWTLSRTRIHDKNWGILSLSWLVIMTALLTINPQRLQDNLVWLLPPLALLGAAQLDGLRRGAAAFINWFGIMAFGLIAVFLWLGFFAMNYGWPAKLAERAAYFSPYYIPNIDPIPMTVALLFTPLWLWAITRKNIRGRQAVTNWAAGVTLAWALLMTLFLPWLNAAKSHAPVVHQMEAALSSELKQKLSDGLECISIDGQDQRTRIAWTQYSHIKTTTDNPSCRYRLIRQAANIGAPSGWQTLWQGARPRNKAETFLLLEKTAAQ encoded by the coding sequence ATGCTGACTTACACACCGCCCGATCCGCGCCGCCCCCAAAAAACCCATGAAAAACCATGGCTACTGCTGCTGATGGCTTTTGCCTGGCTGTGGCCGGGCGTGTTCTCGCATGACTTGTGGAACCCTGCCGAACCCTCCCTCTTTACCGCCTCCGAATCCATGAAAAACGGCGGCAGCCTGCTGGTTGCACAAATCTTCGGCCAACCCGACTTTACTATCTCCCCTGCTTTTTTGTGGGTGGCAACCGCATTCCAAACCCTGTTTTCGCCTTGGGCAGCCGATGCCTATGATGCCGCGCGTTTTGCCGGCGTGGTATTCACCGCCATCGGACTGACCGCCTGCGGTTTTGCCGGTTTCAATTTTCTCGGCAGACACCATGGCCGCAGCGTTGTCTTAATCCTTATAGGCAGCATCGGTTTACTGCCCATCGCCCACTTCCTCAATCCCATGTCGGCCGCTTTTGCCGCGTTTGGATTGATTCTGTGCGGCTTTTCACTGGCACGCCGCCGCGTCATTATCGCCATTTTGCTGTTGTGCGGCGGCTGGGTTTTACTCTCCCTTTCCTCAGGCTATCTGCTGACCGCGGCCATGATTTTTTTGGCACTTGCCCTGTCGTTCCATTCCACTTGGCAGAGCAAACGCTATCTGCTGACCCTGATTGGTGCCATCATCGTTTCCCTGCCCCTGCTGATTCTGTATCCGCTGGTTTTATCAAAAACCAATCCAGAATGGTTTGAGGTTTGGTTCAACCATTATTCCTTAGGCGTATTCGGCGGCTTCCATCAGATTCAGACGGCCTTCAACCTGCCCTATTATCTGAAAAACCTGCTGTGGTTTGCCCTGCCTGCCTGGCCGCTGGCTGCATGGACGCTCAGCCGCACGCGTATCCACGATAAAAACTGGGGCATTCTGAGCCTGTCGTGGCTGGTTATCATGACAGCCCTGCTCACCATCAACCCGCAACGCCTGCAAGACAACCTCGTTTGGCTGTTGCCGCCGCTCGCCCTGCTCGGTGCGGCACAACTGGACGGCCTGCGTCGCGGCGCAGCAGCATTTATCAACTGGTTCGGCATCATGGCATTCGGTCTGATTGCCGTCTTCCTGTGGCTGGGCTTCTTCGCCATGAACTACGGCTGGCCTGCCAAACTGGCCGAACGCGCCGCCTATTTCAGCCCATATTACATCCCCAACATCGACCCAATTCCGATGACTGTCGCCCTGCTGTTTACCCCATTGTGGCTTTGGGCAATTACGCGTAAAAACATCCGCGGCCGCCAAGCCGTAACCAACTGGGCAGCCGGCGTTACCTTGGCCTGGGCCTTGCTGATGACCCTGTTTTTACCATGGCTCAACGCCGCCAAAAGCCATGCGCCGGTGGTACACCAAATGGAAGCCGCGCTTTCTTCCGAATTGAAACAGAAACTTTCAGACGGCCTCGAATGTATCAGCATCGACGGCCAAGACCAGCGCACACGAATCGCGTGGACACAATACAGCCATATTAAAACCACGACCGACAACCCGTCCTGCCGCTACCGCCTCATCCGCCAAGCCGCCAACATCGGCGCACCTTCGGGTTGGCAAACCTTGTGGCAAGGCGCAAGACCGCGTAACAAAGCCGAGACTTTCCTATTACTGGAAAAAACTGCGGCACAATAA
- a CDS encoding SMI1/KNR4 family protein — protein MRKLSISSDEGLVPIRTIQQFAEDVGVVFPVSYVSLLGKHDHLYPKENIFNFINQYGENDERDISFLGYKQNLGYEDIYSYSCIDDEYGYAKKVIAFGISANGDYICFDYRKCNENPFIILMYHDDFYEDENGDTKMVTSHIADSFDAFWDMLYELSD, from the coding sequence ATGAGAAAACTATCAATATCATCAGATGAGGGATTGGTTCCAATAAGAACAATTCAACAATTCGCTGAAGATGTAGGGGTCGTTTTTCCTGTTTCATATGTATCACTTCTTGGCAAACATGATCATTTATACCCTAAAGAAAATATTTTCAATTTTATCAATCAATACGGTGAAAATGATGAAAGGGACATTTCATTTTTAGGGTATAAGCAAAATTTAGGCTATGAGGATATTTATAGCTATTCATGTATCGATGATGAATATGGATATGCAAAAAAAGTGATTGCTTTTGGGATTTCAGCTAATGGAGATTATATCTGTTTTGATTACAGAAAATGCAATGAAAATCCATTTATCATTCTGATGTATCATGATGATTTTTATGAAGATGAGAATGGAGATACGAAAATGGTAACTAGCCATATTGCAGATAGTTTTGATGCCTTTTGGGATATGCTATATGAACTTTCAGATTAA